A window of Streptomyces sp. NBC_01689 genomic DNA:
ACGAGCCGGCCCCCGGCGTTCACGGTCGCGCCCGTCACCGCCGAGCCGACCGTGACGTCGACCGGTACCGACTCGCCCGTGAGCATGGAGGCGTCCACCGCGGAGGCGCCCTCGACGACGGTCCCGTCCGTGGCGATCTTCTCGCCGGGCCGTACGACGAACCGGTCGCCGGCCGCGAGCCGCTCGACCGGGACGCGCACCTCGCGGCCGTCCCGCAGCACGGTCACGTCCTTGGCGCCCAGCTCCATCAGCGCCCGCAGCGCCGCCCCCGCCCGCCGCTTGGAACGGGCCTCCAGATAGCGGCCGAGCAGGATGAACGCGACGACCCCGGCGGCCACCTCGAGATAGATCGTCGACGATCCGTCGGTGCGGGCGACGGTGAACGCGAAGCCGTGCCGCATGCCGGGCATCCCCGCGTCGCCGCCGAACAGGGCCCACAGGGACCAGCCGAACGCGGCCAGCGTGCCGACCGAGACGAGCGTGTCCATGGTCGCCGCGCCGTGCCGCGCGTTGGTGAGGGCGGCACGGTGGAACGGCAGGGCGCCCCAGACGACGACGGGTGCGGCCAGCGTCAGCGAGAGCCACTGCCAGTTGTCGAACTGCAGCGCGGGGACCATCGACATCAGGACGACGGGAAGGGCGAGCAGCGCGGAGACGACGAGCCGCTCGCGCAGGGAGGCGAGTTCGGGGTCGCCGTCGGTCGCGGCGGTGGGTTCAGGCGTGCCGGCCGGGGGCGGCGGGGGTGCCTCGGCCGTGTATCCGGTCTTCACGACGGTGGCGATCAGGTCGGCGACCTGTACCCCCGCCGGGTACGAGACCTTCGCCTTCTCCGTCGCGTAGTTGACCGTGGCGGTGACGCCGTCCATGCGGTTGAGCTTCTTCTCGACACGGGCCGCGCAGGAGGCGCAGGTCATCCCGCCGATCGTGAGCTCGACCTCGGCGGCGACGGCAGGGGCTGCCGCGGCGTCCGCGGTCGGGGGCGTCCCCGTTATGGGTGACTCGGGTGCTGCGGTGGTCATGGTCCGGCTCCAGGGAATGAGCCGGGCCGTACGGAGCCAGTATCAGCTGGTCGGTACGGCCCGGTGGGAGAGCTAGGCGGAACGGTGCGCGGTGCGGGGGCGTGACGTGGTGGGCGTGACGCCGGGGCGCGGCGCCCACCGGCGGGAGGCCCGGGCCTCGGCGTAGACCTCGGCTCAGGCCTTGGTGACGAGCTCGAAGCCCGCCTCGTCGACCGCGGCGCGCACGGCCTCCTCGTCCAGCGGCGCGGCGGAGACCACGGTGACCTCGCCCGTCGCGGCCACGGCCTGCACCGAGCTGACACCGGCGATCCCGGCGATCTCACCGGAGACGGAACCCTCGCAGTGCCCGCAGCTCATGCCGCTCACCTGGTAGACGGCCGTGATGGAACCCTGGGTGTCGGTCTGCGTGGTCATGGCGTGCTCCTCGTCGAGGCGTGTGCGGGTCGCGGCGTGCGGTGGCGTGTCGCGGTGTGGTGCCGGTGGGCCTGACGGGACCCTGAGGTTCCAGGGTTCCCTTCGATGTTCACAAGATTATACCCCTAGGGGGTATTTTCCAAGCAGGGTCCGAGGTGGGCGCGAGCCGCCACGGGGGTGGGGTGTGTCTCGGCGGGTGCGGGGGTATCGCGGGGATTTGTCCGAACCTTATGGCAGCGGGCCGCCGTGTCGGGGGTCGGAGGTCGTCAGGGTTCCCCGGTGCGGGCGGCTGGCGGGTGACCGGTGACCGGTGGTGGGACGGAGTGGTGGCCGGTCGGCCGGGTGCTCCGAGAGTGTGCCCGGTCGCGCGGGGGTGCGCGGGATCGCGCCGGGGTCCTGGAGTGGACGGGCGTGCGCCCCCGGTCCCGGGGCGCGCGGGCTCCGGGGGGTCCGGAACCCGGAGCGCGGGCGTGCCGGGTCGCGTCCGGGCCTGCCTGGGCCCAGGTCAGCGCCGGGCGGTGTGGGCGCCGGAGGCGAGCGCGCTGCCGTCGGTCAGTGGTTCGACGTAGCGGAACAGGACGTTCTTCAGCTCCCGGATGTACGCGGCGCGTTCGGCCCCCTCGTGGGCGAGGATCAGTTCGAGCCCCGCCTTGTAGATGCCCAGGCACACCTGTGCCGTGCGGGTGATGTCGTCGGCGGGCGTGTCGGGCAGGAACGCGGAGAGCAGCCCTTCGACCCGGGAGACCAGGGTCAGGTGCAGCGCGTCGTGCTCCTCGGCGATCCGGCCCGGGATGTCGGGGCCGTGCATCAGCGCGAAGAAGACGGGGTGCTCGCAGTTGAAGGCGACGAAGCGGTCGACGGCGGCGCCGACGGCCTCCTCCAGCGTGGTCGCGGGGGTGACCGGGCCGAGCGCCTCGCCGTAGGTCGCCCGCATCTCGTGCATGAGCCGGTCGCCCAGCTCGATCGCGATCGCTTCCTTGTTCGGGAAGAACTGGTACAGCGTGCCCGGCGAGACGCCCGCCTCCCGGGCGATCGCGTTGGTGCTGGCGGCGGTGTAGCCGGTGGTGCAGAAGACCGCGGCCGCGGCCTCCAGCAGCTGGGCGATCCGGCGTTCGCCGCGGGCCTGTCGTCGGCGGGGCCGCTCCTCGTCGGCGGTCCGGTCGCCGGACCTCCGCTCGACGGCGGTCCGCTCCGCGCCGGGCCGCTCGTCGCCGGCGGGCCGCTTCTCGGGCTTGTCGGGCACGAGTTATCCCCAACTCTCCGGACGTGTTTGACAAACGCGAGCGGTCGCTCGCATTCTGGGGAAACGCGAGCGATCTCTCGTGTTTGCCGATTCTATGGCAATGACCGACCCATGCTGCCTGAGCGCACGGACGGACGCGACGCACGGACACGGGGTCACGGTGAAGGGGACACCGCGCGATGACCGAAGTCAACAGCGCAGATCAGGACCGGGGCAGGGGTGCGGGACGGGGGAGGGACGCACGGAGCGGGGACGGCGCGGACGGCGGCCGGCCGACGGGTGAGGCCGTGTCCACGGGCGGCCCCCGGCCAGGTGGCGGCGCGCTGCCGGCGGCCGGTCCGCGGGTGGGGGGCTGGACCCGGTTCGTGACCGCGCGGCCCCGGCTGTCCCTGCTCGTCGCGCTCCTGCTCACCGCCCTCGCGGTGGTCGCCGGCAGCGGTGTCGCCGACCGCCTGGGCAGCGGCGGCTGGCAGGACCCGACCGCCGAGTCGACGTACGCGACGAAGGCGCTGGAGCGGGAGTTCCCCGCCTCCCAGCCCAACCTGCTGCTCCTGGTCCACTCCGGGCGGGCCACGGTCGACGATCCCTCGGTGGCGGCCGAGGCGAAGCGGCTGGCGGCACGGCTCGCCGCCGAGCGGGGCGTCACGGGTGTCGGTTCGTACTGGGCGTCGGGCGCCCCGGCGCTGCGTGCCGAGGACGGTCACGAGGCGCTGATCGCGGCACGGATCACGGGCGACGAGAAGACGGCGAGCGAGACCCTGGACCGTCTGGAGCCCGCCTACCGGGGCACGCACGGCCTGGTGGACATCAAGGTCGGCGGTCCCGTCGCCGTGCAGCACGAGATGCAGACCACCATCCGCGAGGACCTGACCCGGGCCGAGCTCATCGCCCTGCCGGTGACCCTGGTGCTGCTGGTGATGGTCTTCGGCAGCGCGGTCGCGGCACTGCTCCCGCTGGGGGTCGGCATCATCGCGATCCTGGGTACGAACGCCGTGCTGCGCGGCCTCACGGAGTTCACCGACGTCTCGGTCTTCGCGATGAACCTCACCACGGCTCTCGGGCTGGGTCTCGCGATCGACTACGCCCTGTTCATCGTCCGCCGGTTCCGGGAGGAGCTGGCGACGGGGGCCGACCCGGTGACCGCCGTCGGGACCACGCTGCGCACGGCGGGGCGCACGGTTCTCTTCTCCTCGCTCACGGTCGCCGTGTCGCTCGCCGCGATGCTGCTCTTCCCGCAGTACTTCCTGCGCTCGTTCGCCTACGCGGGCATCGCGGTGGTGCTGCTGGCCGCGGCGGCCGCCCTGATCCTGCTCCCGGCGGCCCTGGTGCTGCTCGGCCACCGGGTCAACTCCCTGGATCTGCGGCGCCTGTTCCGGCGCGGCGAGCCGCGTACGTCCGGTGACGGCGCGGCCTGGGGGCGCATGGCCTCCCTCGTCATGCGCCGGGCGCCGCTCTTCGCGGTGGCCACCACGGTCGGGCTGGTCGTCCTCGGACTGCCCTTCCTGGGGGTGAAGTTCGGCACCGCGGACGACCGGCAGCTGCCTTCGGACGCGACCTCCCATGTCGTCCAGCAGCACATCCGGGACGGGTTCCCGGGCAGCCCCGGCGGCGGCCTGGAGGTCCTCGCGGAGGGCCGGGCCACGGCGGCGCAGTACGCGGCCTACAAGAGCCGTGTCACCGCCCTCCCCGAGGCGCTGCGGGTCGACGGACCCCTGGTGAAGGGGGACTCCGCGTACTTCACGGTGCAGCCGAAGGGCGAGGCCGTGGGTGACGGGGCGCAGCGCCTGGTGCGGGAACTGCGCGCGACGGACGCCCCGTTCGGTACGGCGGTGACCGGTACGGCCGCGGTCCTGGTCGACTCCAAGCACGCGATAGCCGACCGGCTCCCCTGGGCGGCGGCGTTCATCGCGGTCGTCACCCTGCTGCTGGTCTTCCTCCTCACGGGCAGCGTCCTGATCCCCGTCCAGGCGGTGCTGCTCAACGCGCTGAGTCTGACGGCGATGTTCGGCGCGGTGGTCTGGGTCTTCCAGGACGGCCACCTCTCCGGCCTGCTCGGCTTCACCAGCCCGGGATCGATCGAGACGACGCTCCCGGTGCTGATGTTCTGCGTCGCCTTCGGACTGTCCATGGATTACGGCGTCTTCCTCCTCTCCCGCGTCAAGGAGGAGTACGACCGCACGGGCGACCACCGGGAGTCGGTCCGTTTCGGCCTCCAGCGCACCGGCGGACTGATCACGGCGGCCGCGGTCATCCTGGCCGTGGTGATGGTCGCCATCGGCACCTCGCGCGTGACCAACACCAAGATGCTCGGGCTCGGCATCGCGCTCGCGGTCCTGATGGACGCCATGGTGGTGCGCAGTCTGCTGGTCCCGGCGGTCATGCGGCTCACCGGGCGCGCGACCTGGTGGGCGCCCGCGCCACTGCGCCGCTTCCACGACCGGTTCGGACTCGACGAGGGCGAGGCACCCGCGTCGGCGGACGTGAGGACGGGAGAACCCGGACTGGGCGGCTCGGGCGGTCCGGGCGGTCCGGGCGGACCGGGCGGACCGGGCGGACCGGGTGAGGAGGAGGCGGACGGCCGGGACCGGGACAAGGCCGGGGTACGCGGCTAGCGTTCACCCCGCAAGGTGATCTTCGGGCGGAGGGCGGGACACATGCGGGCAGTGGTGTTCGAGCGGTACGGGGAGCCGGCCGAGGTCCGTGAGGTGGCGGATCCGGCGCCCGCCGACCACGGAGTGGTGGTGCGGGTCGAGGCCACCGGGCTGTGCCGCAGCGACTGGCACGGCTGGTTGGGGCACGACCCGGACATCACCCTGCCGCATGTGCCGGGCCACGAACTCGCGGGAACCGTCGAGGCGGTGGGCGCGCGCGTCACGGGGTGGCGCGCCGGTGACCGGGTCACCGTCCCGTTCGTCTGCGCCTGCGGGAGCTGCCCCTCCTGTGCGGCGGGCGACCAGCAGGTGTGCGAGCGGCAGACCCAGCCGGGGTTCACGCACTGGGGATCGTTCGCGCAGTACGTGGCGCTGGATCACGCCGAGGTGAACCTGGTGGCGGTGCCGGAGGAGATGTCCTTCTCGACGGCGGCGTCGCTGGGCTGCCGGTTCGCCACGGCGTTCCGCGCGGTGGTCGCGCAGGGCAGGGTGGCCGCGGGGGAGTGGGTCGCGGTGCACGGATGCGGGGGAGTGGGCCTCTCCGCGGTGATGATCGCGGCGGCGGCCGGGGCGCGGGTCGTGGCGGTCGATCTCTCGCCCCGGGCCCTGGAACTGGCCCGTACGTTCGGCGCGGTGGAGACGGTGGACGCCGCGAGAGCCGGGGACACGGCGGAGGCGGTGCGCGAGGTGACCGGTGGCGGCGCCCATCTCTCCCTCGACGCGCTGGGCTCCGCGGTCACCTGCTCGGCCTCGGTGAACGGGCTGCGCCGGCGGGGGCGTCACGTCCAGGTCGGTCTGCTGCCGGAGGCCCCGGCCGTTCCGATGGCCCGCGTCATCGGACTCGAACTGGAGCTGCTGGGCAGCCACGGGATGCAGGCCCACGCCTACCCCCGGATGCTGGAGCTGGTGCGCGCGGGCGTCCTCAGGCCCGACCTCCTGGTCACCTCCACCCTGACGCTGGACCGGGCGCCGGCCGCGCTGGCCGCGATGGGGGAGGCGCCCGGGACCGGTGTCACGGTCATCGAGCCGTGGAGCTGACCGGATCCCCGGCGGGGTGCCCGCGGAGGAGGCGTTCGCCGGGGCGCGGGGCGGCCCGGAGCCGGGACCCCATGGAGAGGTCCGGAGCCGAGACCCCGTGGATGAAGTCCGGGACGCTTCTGTCCCGCCCCTCCGGCGGACACCGGGCGGGACGGGACAGGGCGGGGGCGGAGGGTGAGAACGGGACGGGACGGGACGAGGCGGGACGGGACGGGACGGGGGAGGGGTACGGGGTCCGCGGGGCCCGTGGGCGGGCGGGGTCAGTCGGATCTGCGGCCGCGGTTTCCGGGACGGGAGGCGACCCAGGCGCGGACGGTGTCCGCGTACCAGTAGGGCTTGCCGCTCTCCACATGGTCGGGCGGGGGCAGCAGCCCGTGCTTGCGATACGACCGCACGGTGTCCGGCTGCACCTTGATGTGCGCCGCGATCTCCTTGTACGACCAGAGCTTTCGGTCGGTCATGAAGGGCACCTCCCTGCGCGCGCCGCGGCGGCGGCCGGGGGCGGCCGTCGGGGGAGCCGGGCACTGCGCTGGTGATCACAAAGCCTGTGCCCGGTGAACGACGCAGCGTGAGCGCAGGGCAGTGCTTGTCGACCGGGTGTGACGCAAGACCCGCGTACACGGGACATGTGTGACAGGAAGGTGGCATTCGTGACACAGGTGACGCAATGGGAGGGAGCGTCGGGACGTCCGAGGGCGACGGAAGGTGACGTCCTCGCGCTCCCGCGCCCCGGTGCGGGCGCGGGCGGCGCTCTCCGGGGACCGCGTGTGCGGGCCGGGTCCGGTCAGGCTCCGCAGGACCGCAGGAACGCGCGGGTCCGCTCGGCGATCGGCAGCGGCTTGTCGGGCGGGCACGGGTACATGTCCTGCTCGACGATCGCGAAGAGGTCGACGTCGAGCTTCTGCGCGGCGGCGAGCACCGGTTCCAGTGCCGGCACGCCGGACGGCGGCTCGCACATCACCCCCCGGGCGACGGCGGGCCCGAACGGCACCTCGTTCGCCCGTACCTCGGCCAGGATCGCCGGGTCCACCTGCTTGAGGTGCAGGTAGCCGATCCGCTCCCCGTACGTCTCGATGAGCTTGACGCTGTCGCCGCCGCAGTAGGCGTAGTGGCCGGTGTCGAGACACAGGGACACCAGCGACGAATCGGTCGAGTCGAGGAAACGGGTGACGTTCTCCTCGCTGTCGATGTGCGTGTCGGCGTGCGGGTGGACGACGACCCGCAGTCCGTAGCGTTCGCGCACCTCGTGGGCGAGCCGCTCGGTCTGGGTGGTCAGATCGCGCCACTGCGCGGGGGTGAGGGTGCTGTCCTCCAGCACCTCGCCCGTCTTGTCGTCCCGCCAGAAGGCCGGGATCACGACCAGGTGCTCGGCGCCCATGGCCTGGGTGAGCGCCGCGATGTCCGAGACATGCGCCCAGGTGGCGTCCCACACCTCCGGCCCGCGGTGCAGCCCGGTGAAGACGGTGCCGGCCGACACGGTGAGCCCGCGCCGCGTGGTCTCCTCGCGGAGGACGGCCGGATCGGTCGGAAGATAGCCGTACGGACCCAGTTCGATCCACTCGTACCCGGACCGCGAGACCTCGTCGAGGAAGCGCTGCCAGGGGACCTGCTGCGGGTCGTCGGGGAACCACACGCCCCAGGAGTCCGGAGCCGAACCGATCCGGATGCGGGACAGTGAGGACTGGGGTGATGTCTGCGGTGACAACGACGTCATGGGCGTCAGCTTCCGTCGGCCCCGGGGAGGTGTCAAGGGCTGGTCCGAATGTCTGGACAAACCGTTGACAGGGCGTCCCGCACGGGGCTAGACCTGGGGGAAGCCGAAGCGAAGGGAACTCGATGGCGTACGACCTGATCACGATGGGACGGATCGGTGTGGACCTGTATCCGTTGCAGACGGGGGTCCCGCTGGCGAGGGTGTCGTCCTTCGGGAAGTTCCTGGGCGGCTCGGCGACGAACGTCGCGGTGGCGGCCGCCCGGCTGGGGCGGCACACGGCGGTGATCACCCGGACGGGTGACGATCCCTTCGGCGCGTACCTCCACGAGGCGCTGCGCGACTTCGGCGTCGACGACCGCTGGGTCACCCCGGTCCCCGGACTGCCGACCCCGGTCACGTTCTGCGAGGTCTTCCCGCCGGACGACTTCCCGCTCTACTTCTACCGGCAGCCCAAGGCCCCGGACCTGGAGCTCGACGCGCACGACCTCGACCTCGGAGCCGTCCGCGAGGCGCGCATCTTCTGGATGACGGGCACCGGCCTCAGCGAGGAACCCAGCCGCACGGCGACGCTCGCCGCGCTCGCCCACCGTGACAAGGCCGGCACGACGGTCTTCGACCTCGACTGGCGTCCGATGTTCTGGAAGGACCCGGACTCCGCCCGGCCCTTCTACGCCGAGGCCCTGCGCCACGCCACCGTGGCCGTCGGCAACCTCGACGAGGTGGAGATCGCCACCGGCGAGCGCGAACCGCACGCGGCCGCCCGCGCCCTGCTCGACGCCGGTGTCGAACTCGCCGTGGTCAAGCAGGGCCCCAAGGGTGTCCTGGCCGTCCACCGCGACGGCACGTCCGCCGAGGTCCCGCCCCTCCCGGTGACGGTTCTCAACGGCCTGGGTGCCGGCGACGCCTTCGGCGGTTCCCTCTGCCACGGACTGCTCTCCGGCTGGGACCTGGAGCGGATCATGCGGCACGCGAACGCGGCGGGCGCCATCGTCGCCTCCCGGCTGGAGTGCTCCTCCGCGATGCCGACCCCCGAAGAGGTCGAGGACGCGCTGGCGGCGGGAGCGGTCCGATGAGGGCGGGACGCGTCGGACACGAGGGCGGCGATCCCTCGGCACACGGCCGACCGGGCGGCCACGACGGCCGCCGCCCCGGTTCCCCCGGCATCGACGTGAGCGCGCTGGTCCGGTTGCGGGCCCGTCACCCGGAGGCCGTCGCCGAGGCCGCCGCGCGCCGCCCGCGCCGGCCCCTCCTCGACGACACCGGCCGGCTGATGATCGTCGCCGCGGACCACCCGGCCCGCGGGGCGCTCGCCGTCGGCGACCGCAAGCTCGCCATGGCGAACCGCGCCGACCTGCTGGAACGGCTCTGCCTCGCCCTCTCCCGCCCCGGCGTCGACGGCGTGCTCGCCACCGCGGACATCCTCGACGACCTGCTGCTGCTCGGCGCCCTCGACCACAAGGTGGTCCTCGGTTCGATGAACCGCGGCGGCCTGGCGGGTGCCTCGTTCGAGCTGGACGACCGCTTCACCGGCCACCGTCCGCGGGACATCGAACGGCTCGGCTTCGACGCGGGCAAGCTGCTGCTGCGCATCGACTACGACGACCCGGGCTCGCTGCGCACCCTGGAGTCCACCGCCCGCGCGATAGACGAGATGGCGGAACGCCGGCTCCCGGTCTTCGTCGAACCGTTCCTCTCCCGTCGCCGTGCGGACGGCGGACTCGTCAACGATCTGAGCTCCGACGCCGTGATCAAGTCCATCGCCATCGCCAGTGGCCTGGGCGGCAGCTCGGCGTACACCTGGCTGAAGGTCCCCGTCACCGAGAACCCGGACGACATGGCCCGGGTCATGGAGACCTCCACCCTGCCCGCCGTGCTGCTCGGCGGCGACGTCGGCGAGGACCAGGAGGGCGCGTACGAGAAGTGGCGCGGCGCCCTCCAGCTCCCCACCGTGCAGGGCCTGGTCGTCGGGCGCTCGCTGCTCTACCCGGCCGACGGCGATGTGACCGCCGCGGTGGACACCGCCGTAGGACTGTTGTGAGGACCCGATGACGAGCAACGACCAGTACGTCCCCAGGGGCGCCGCCGCCACCGGACCGTACGCCGTCGACATCGGCCCCGAGCGGGCCGGCTGGACGCACAGCAGCCTGCGCGTGGTGGAGCTGGAGCCGGGCGGCACGCACAGCTTCACCACAGGTGACAGCGAGTGGATCGTGCTTCCGCTCAGCGGCGCCTGTACGGTGCGCACAGAGGACGCAGAGTTCCAAATCCTGGGCCGGGAAAGCGTGTTCGCAGGGGTAACCGACTTCGCGTACGTACCCCGGGACGCCCGGGCACAGATCGCCTCCGGCGCGGGAGGCCGCTTCGCCCTGGCAGGAGCGAAGTGCGAGCGCCGACTCCCCGCCCGCTACGGCCCCGCGCCGGAGGTTCCCGTCGAAGACCGCGGCAGCGGCGGTTGCGCCCGTCAGGTGCGCAACTTCGCCTCTGCCGACGCCTTCGACTGCGACAAGCTCATCGCCGTCGAGGTCGTCACCCCCGGCGGCCACTGGTCCTCGTACCCGCCGCACAAGCACGACGAGCACCGGCCGGGCGTGGAGAGCGAGCTCGAGGAGATCTACTACTTCGAGATCGACGGCCCGAACGGATTCGGCTATCAGCGCGTATTCCCTTCGCGTGAGGGCGGAACGGACGTCCTCGCCGAGGTCCGCACCGGCGATGCCGTGCTCGTCCCCGACGGGTGGCACGGTCCGTCCATCGCCCAGCCCGGCCACACGATGTACTACCTGAACGTGATGGCCGGACCGGGCGAGGAGCGGGAGTGGCGGATCTGCTTCCACCCGGGACACGCAGAAAGCACAGAGGGCTACCGATGACCGATCCGATGACGAGGGAGTCAGAGGCGCCGACGACGACCAGGCTGACGGTCGCGCAGGCGCTGGTGCGGTTCCTGGCCGCGCAGTACACGGAGCGGGACGGCGAGCGGCAGCGGCTGATCGGCGCCACCTGGGGCATCTTCGGCCACGGCAACGTCGCCGGGATCGGCCAGGCGCTCGTCGAGTACCCGGACGAGATGCCGTACCTCCAGGGCCGCAACGAGCAGTCCATGGTCCACGCGGCGGTCGGCTACGCACGGCAGAGCAACCGGCTGTCGGCGCACGCCGTGACCACGTCCATCGGTCCCGGCGCGACCAATCTCGTCACGGGCGCCGCGCTCGCGACGATCAACCACCTTCCGGTGCTCCTCCTGCCGGGTGACACCTTCGCGACCCGCCCCGCGGACCCGGTGCTCCAGCAGCTCGAACTCCCGTACGCGGGCGATGTGTCGGTCAACGACTGTCTGCGTCCGGTGTCGCGGTACTTCGACCGGGTGACCCGTCCCGAGGCGCTCATCCCGGCCGCGCTGCAGGCCATGCGGGTGCTCAGCGACCCGGTCGAGACCGGTGCCGTCACCCTCGCGCTGCCGCAGGACGTGCAGGCGGAGGCGTACGACTGGCCGGTGGAGTTCTTCGCGGAACGGACCTGGACCGTGCGCCGCCCCGCCGCCGACACGGCCGAGCTGGCCGCCGCCGTCACGGCGGTCCGCGCGGCCCGCCGCCCGCTCATCGTCGCGGGCGGCGGGGTGCACCACAGCCGCGCCGAGGAGGCGCTCGCGGAACTCGCCGCGGCCACCGGCATCCCGGTCGCCTCCACCCAGGCGGGCAAGGGGTCGCTGCGCTGGGACCACCCGCAGGACGTGGGCGGCATCGGCCACACCGGCACCGCGACCGCCGACGAACTCGCCCGCACCGCCGACCTGGTGATCGGCGTCGGCACCCGCTACACCGACTTCACCACCGCCTCCGGCACCCTCTTCACCGGCCCGGGCGTCCGCTTCCTGAACCTCAACATCGCGCCCTACGACGGCCACAAGCTCTCCGGGATACCGCTGGTCGCCGACGCGCGGGCCGGGATCGAGGCCCTCACCGAGGCGCTGCTGCTGCATGAGCACCGCGCCGAACCCGGGTACGTCACCGAGT
This region includes:
- the iolD gene encoding 3D-(3,5/4)-trihydroxycyclohexane-1,2-dione acylhydrolase (decyclizing), coding for MTRESEAPTTTRLTVAQALVRFLAAQYTERDGERQRLIGATWGIFGHGNVAGIGQALVEYPDEMPYLQGRNEQSMVHAAVGYARQSNRLSAHAVTTSIGPGATNLVTGAALATINHLPVLLLPGDTFATRPADPVLQQLELPYAGDVSVNDCLRPVSRYFDRVTRPEALIPAALQAMRVLSDPVETGAVTLALPQDVQAEAYDWPVEFFAERTWTVRRPAADTAELAAAVTAVRAARRPLIVAGGGVHHSRAEEALAELAAATGIPVASTQAGKGSLRWDHPQDVGGIGHTGTATADELARTADLVIGVGTRYTDFTTASGTLFTGPGVRFLNLNIAPYDGHKLSGIPLVADARAGIEALTEALLLHEHRAEPGYVTEYTDDKERWEYRVDAAFEAEDIDLRPTQPQVLGLLDELVTDDDILINAAGSLPGDLHKLWRARSRDQYHVEYGYSCMGYEIPAAIGVRLAAPERPVWALVGDGTYLMMPTEIVTAVQEGVAIKVLVLQNHGYASIGGLSESVGAERYGTAYRYRSEDGTYTGAPLPVDLAANAASLGMRVLRAKTVRDLRSALAEARAADTPTCVYVETRTADTVSGAPPAQAWWDVPVAETATRASAVKAREEYDRHVAARRRHL